A region from the Amycolatopsis camponoti genome encodes:
- a CDS encoding DUF1206 domain-containing protein yields the protein MNRTSDGVRRTEGSARRGANRTEAEAEKGEKSDTAQLLGRIGMACYGVVHLVIAYLAVQVAVGSSEQADQKGALQQVGSTAFGQVLLWILAVGLVLFGLWQFMMAATGYEWVSGGKRTRKRIGAAARGVVVIALGFTAFKIATGSGGGGSGNQTQQEFTGKLLQLPAGPALVVIAAACVLGVAIAAGVKGVKKKFLEDLDTQELPGKTKRWIGGVGRVGYLAKGVVLAIVAFLLAIAGFTADPNKAGGLDAALKTLAAQPFGTVLLIVVALGLASFGAYCFGAAWAHKR from the coding sequence ATGAACCGGACATCAGACGGCGTGCGCCGGACCGAGGGTTCCGCCCGAAGAGGCGCGAACCGGACCGAGGCCGAAGCCGAAAAGGGCGAGAAGAGCGACACCGCGCAGCTGCTCGGCCGGATCGGCATGGCCTGCTACGGCGTCGTCCACCTCGTCATCGCCTACCTGGCCGTGCAGGTCGCCGTCGGGAGCAGCGAGCAGGCCGACCAGAAGGGCGCACTGCAGCAGGTCGGTTCGACGGCGTTCGGCCAGGTCCTGCTCTGGATCCTCGCCGTCGGCCTGGTCCTGTTCGGCCTCTGGCAGTTCATGATGGCCGCCACCGGCTACGAATGGGTCAGCGGCGGCAAGCGCACGCGCAAGCGGATCGGCGCGGCCGCGCGCGGCGTCGTCGTCATCGCGCTGGGCTTCACCGCCTTCAAGATCGCCACCGGCAGCGGTGGCGGTGGGTCGGGCAACCAGACCCAGCAGGAGTTCACCGGGAAGCTGCTCCAGCTGCCCGCGGGCCCGGCGCTGGTGGTCATCGCCGCCGCCTGCGTCCTCGGAGTCGCGATCGCGGCCGGGGTGAAGGGCGTCAAGAAGAAGTTCCTCGAAGACCTCGACACGCAGGAGCTGCCGGGCAAGACGAAGCGCTGGATCGGCGGGGTGGGCCGGGTCGGCTACCTCGCGAAGGGCGTCGTCCTCGCCATCGTCGCGTTCCTGCTCGCCATCGCCGGGTTCACGGCCGACCCGAACAAGGCCGGCGGGCTGGACGCCGCGCTCAAGACGCTCGCCGCCCAGCCCTTCGGCACCGTGCTGCTGATCGTGGTGGCGCTCGGCCTCGCCTCCTTCGGCGCGTACTGCTTCGGCGCGGCCTGGGCGCACAAGCGCTAA
- a CDS encoding elongation factor G, whose amino-acid sequence MKTLNIGILAHVDAGKTSLTERLLFEAGAIARLGSVDRGDTQTDSLELERRRGITIRSAVVSFTTGDTRITLIDTPGHSDFIAEVERALRVLDGAVLVVSAVEGVQAQTRVLMRTLRRLGIPVLIFVNKTDRMGARDQLGDIRAKLTPRAITLNASSGELAEFLADGDDAFLASYVDDRVDAASCRAELARQVARAELHPVLSGSALTGDGVADLVTAMTELLPATERTGDGPLHATVFKIDRGRAGEKIAYARLHSGSLAARQRIPFFRGETEFTGRVSALEVAGDDVALAGDVARVRGLREVRIGDRLGSPGPAGDGVFAPPSLETVVRPVRPEQAAALFTALTRLSEEDPLIDVRRHGHDISVRLYGEVQKEVLRSMLADGAGIDVTFERTSTLYVEKPVGCGEALEGLDPEQRLYFFATVGLRVEPGPGRTFGLSVELGSLPLAFHKAIDETVHATLEQGLYGWEVLGVAVTLTHTAFFSPLSAAGDFRKMTPLVLMAALKEAGTRVHEPVHRFELEVPANAVSAALLKLADLRAVPGEPVTGPSSCTLHGTIPAEHVHAFEQALPALSQGEGVFLSEFEDYRPYPGPPPVRPRTGQNPLDRKEYLAQVARR is encoded by the coding sequence GTGAAAACCCTGAACATCGGCATCCTGGCGCACGTCGACGCCGGTAAGACCAGCCTGACCGAGCGCCTGCTCTTCGAAGCCGGCGCCATCGCGCGCCTCGGCAGCGTCGACCGCGGCGACACCCAGACCGACTCCCTCGAGCTCGAACGCCGTCGCGGCATCACCATCCGCTCCGCGGTGGTCTCGTTCACGACCGGCGACACCCGGATCACGCTCATCGACACCCCGGGTCACTCGGACTTCATCGCGGAGGTCGAGCGCGCGCTGCGCGTCCTCGACGGCGCCGTGCTCGTCGTGTCCGCGGTCGAGGGCGTCCAGGCCCAGACCCGCGTCCTGATGCGCACACTGCGCCGGCTCGGCATCCCGGTGCTGATCTTCGTCAACAAGACCGACCGGATGGGCGCGCGCGACCAGCTCGGCGATATCCGCGCGAAGCTCACGCCCCGGGCGATCACGCTGAACGCGTCATCCGGCGAGCTGGCCGAGTTCCTGGCCGACGGCGACGACGCCTTCCTGGCGTCCTATGTGGACGACCGAGTCGACGCCGCGTCCTGTCGAGCCGAGCTGGCCCGGCAGGTCGCCCGCGCCGAGCTGCACCCCGTCCTGTCCGGCTCGGCGCTCACCGGCGACGGCGTCGCGGACCTGGTGACGGCGATGACCGAGCTGCTCCCGGCGACCGAACGCACCGGCGACGGGCCACTGCACGCGACGGTCTTCAAGATCGACCGCGGCCGCGCCGGGGAGAAGATCGCCTACGCCCGCCTGCACTCCGGTTCACTGGCCGCGCGACAGCGAATCCCTTTCTTCCGCGGCGAAACCGAGTTCACCGGCCGGGTCTCGGCGCTCGAGGTCGCCGGCGACGACGTGGCGCTCGCCGGGGACGTCGCCCGGGTGCGCGGGCTGCGGGAGGTCCGCATCGGCGACCGGCTCGGCTCCCCCGGCCCCGCCGGCGACGGCGTGTTCGCGCCGCCGAGCCTGGAGACCGTCGTGCGGCCGGTCCGGCCCGAGCAGGCCGCGGCGCTGTTCACGGCGCTGACGCGACTGTCCGAAGAGGACCCGCTGATCGACGTCCGCCGCCACGGCCACGACATCTCGGTCCGGCTCTACGGCGAAGTGCAGAAGGAGGTGCTGCGCTCGATGCTGGCCGACGGCGCCGGCATCGACGTCACGTTCGAGCGGACGAGCACCCTGTACGTCGAGAAGCCGGTCGGCTGCGGGGAAGCCCTCGAGGGGCTGGATCCGGAGCAGCGGCTGTACTTCTTCGCGACGGTCGGGCTGCGGGTGGAGCCCGGCCCCGGCCGCACGTTCGGGCTTTCGGTCGAGCTGGGTTCGCTGCCGCTCGCGTTCCACAAGGCCATCGACGAGACCGTCCACGCCACGCTGGAGCAGGGGTTATACGGCTGGGAAGTGCTGGGCGTGGCCGTCACGCTGACGCACACGGCGTTCTTCAGCCCGCTCAGTGCGGCGGGCGACTTCCGCAAGATGACGCCGCTGGTGCTGATGGCGGCGCTGAAGGAGGCCGGCACGCGGGTGCACGAGCCGGTGCACCGCTTCGAGCTGGAGGTCCCGGCGAACGCCGTCAGCGCGGCGCTGCTCAAGCTCGCGGACCTGCGCGCGGTGCCCGGCGAGCCGGTGACCGGGCCGTCGTCGTGCACGCTGCACGGCACGATCCCCGCGGAGCACGTCCACGCGTTCGAGCAGGCGCTCCCGGCGCTCAGCCAGGGCGAAGGCGTCTTCCTCAGCGAGTTCGAGGACTACCGGCCCTACCCCGGTCCGCCGCCGGTGCGGCCGCGGACCGGCCAGAACCCCTTGGACCGCAAGGAGTACCTCGCGCAGGTGGCCCGGCGTTAG
- a CDS encoding DoxX family protein, with translation MFGRFKDVALLLGRIGVAVVFLAHGLQKWNNGIDGTAKFFSMTGIPLPTVAAVFAMTVEILGSIAFIVGFLMPLVGIGYVVISVGALLSVHIDNGLTGQGGYELVLVLALAGLALGFNGGRLSLDHLLWGRKRARREAEASELQNA, from the coding sequence ATGTTCGGACGATTCAAGGACGTGGCCCTGCTGCTGGGGAGGATCGGCGTCGCGGTCGTCTTCCTCGCGCACGGCCTCCAGAAGTGGAACAACGGCATCGACGGCACGGCGAAGTTCTTCTCGATGACGGGCATCCCGCTGCCCACGGTCGCCGCGGTCTTCGCGATGACCGTCGAAATCCTCGGCTCGATCGCGTTCATCGTCGGGTTCCTGATGCCGCTGGTCGGCATCGGGTACGTCGTGATCTCCGTGGGCGCGCTGCTCTCGGTGCACATCGACAACGGGCTGACCGGCCAGGGCGGCTACGAGCTGGTCCTGGTGCTCGCGCTCGCCGGGCTGGCGCTCGGCTTCAACGGCGGCCGGCTTTCGCTCGACCACCTGCTGTGGGGCCGCAAGCGGGCCCGCCGCGAAGCCGAGGCCAGCGAGCTGCAGAACGCCTAG